From Suncus etruscus isolate mSunEtr1 chromosome 6, mSunEtr1.pri.cur, whole genome shotgun sequence, one genomic window encodes:
- the HRG gene encoding histidine-rich glycoprotein, which translates to MKAFSAALAALLLSLSITLQYALAVSPAHCNAVEPMAGKVLDLINKGRRNGYIFELLRVADAHLDKGESSTVYYLVLDVIESDCSVLSRKSGGDCEPNFSRHPSHTVIGQCKVIAKHWNESQYLHIKDFNCTTSSVSTALSNTKDSPVLIDFFEDTGSYRKQAEKALEKYKEKNAEFASVKVDQMERVSRVRGGERTNYYFDFSVRNCSAYHFPRHPNVFGFCRAYFSYTVETSDLETPNDIFINCEIFNTEEHRNISGVHPNLDHYPAGRHEHSNETSPFRHKGSRNHHHSHKTHKFECPPPAEVKSYPEGPPGQTETPPPLYPSKPKCHHLHFHNNGSRPPLRPSSNKHHPHRHHPHGHHPHGQAHGHHFHGHHPHRHHPHGHHPHRHPPHGHHPPGHDFHDYGPCDPLPHRQDPKDDHHHGHDPPTKNSEERSPCRRNFPFPRSPFGHVYRLPPLEKGEVLPLPEANFPVFSLPCPNSPEPELHPFPQSASESCPGKSNDDFPRVSKFFRDSK; encoded by the exons ATGAAGGCTTTCAGTGCAGCACTTGCAGCACTGCTTCTGAGTCTTTCCATCACCTTGCAGTATGCTTTAGCTGTGAGTCCTGCACACTGTAATGCAGTTGAGCCTATGGCAGGGAAAGTCCTAGACCTGATCAATAAAGGACGACGGAATGGCTACATTTTCGAGTTGCTGCGAGTCGCTGATGCCCACTTGGACAAAGGG GAATCTTCAACAGTCTACTATTTAGTTTTAGATGTGATAGAATCTGATTGTTCCGTCCTATCGAGGAAATCTGGGGGTGACTGTGAGCCAAATTTTTCTAGACATCCATCTCATACT GTGATCGGACAATGTAAGGTAATAGCAAAACACTGGAATGAATCTCAGTATCTACACATAAAGGACTTTAACTGCACCACAAGTTCTG tCTCTACAGCACTGAGCAATACCAAAGACAGTCCTGTACTCATTGATTTCTTTGAGGATACTGGGTCCTACAGAAAACAAGCTGAAAAGGCCCTTGAAAAGTACAAAGAGAAGAATGCTGAGTTTGCCTCAGTCAAAGTGGACCAAATGGAGAGAGTTTCAAGAGTG AGAGGAGGGGAAAGAACTAATTACTACTTTGACTTCTCTGTAAGAAACTGCTCTGCTTACCACTTTCCCAGGCACCCCAAT gTTTTTGGATTCTGCAGAGCATATTTTTCCTACACTGTAGAAACTTCTGACTTGGAAACTCCAAATGATATTTTCATAAATTGTGAAATATTCAACACTGAG gaacatAGAAACATAAGCGGTGTACATCCAAATTTGGATCACTACCCCGCTGGTAGGCATGAACATTCTAATGAAACATCTCCATTTAGACACAAGGGATCCAGAAACCACCATCATTCCCACAAGACACATAAGTTTGAATGCCCACCTCCTGCAGAAGTTAAAAGTTACCCAGAGGGGCCACCAGGTCAAACAGAAACCCCTCCACCATTGTACCCTTCAAAACCAAAATGTCATCACCTCCATTTTCACAATAATGGGTCCCGGCCACCTCTTAGACCTAGTTCAAATAAACACCATCCCCATAGACACCATCCCCATGGACACCATCCTCATGGTCAAGCCCATGGACACCATTTTCATGGACACCATCCTCACAGACACCATCCTCATGGACACCATCCTCACAGACACCCTCCTCATGGACACCACCCCCCTGGCCATGATTTTCATGATTATGGACCCTGTGACCCACTACCCCATAGGCAAGATCCCAAAGATGACCATCATCATGGTCATGACCCACCAACAAAGAATTCAGAGGAAAGAAGTCCATGTAGAAGAAACTTTCCTTTCCCAAGAAGCCCCTTTGGACATGTTTACCGACTCCCACCACTGGAAAAAGGAGAAGTTCTTCCCCTTCCTGAAGCCAATTTTCCCGTCTTCTCGTTGCCATGTCCCAATTCCCCAGAGCCAGAGCTTCATCCCTTCCCTCAGTCAGCCTCTGAGTCATGCCCAGGGAAGAGTAACGATGACTTTCCCCGAGTTTCTAAGTTTTTtagagactcaaaataa